The region ACCCCGCGCGATCAGATGGCGCACCGGCGTTGCCAATGCAGAAGGTGACCGGCGAGGCCGATGCCGGTCGGGCTCGTAGCGGTGCCGTGGCCGGGCATCTGTTCAGCGCTGACTGGCGTCCGATGCTGGGCGATGGCGACGAATATGCATTTGAGCCGACCGGTGAGGTCGCCATGGCGTCCGTCGAGGTGCCCGTACTGTCAGATTGGTTGGCAAGCGAAAGTCGGCGGCTGTCCGTCGCCGATGTTCCCGACTGGATGCGGCCGCAACTGCTGAGGCCCGTCAGGAGGGCACAGGACAAGCTTCGGAAGCTTGGCCCAGAATTGAGCTGGTTGGCTGGAGCCACGCGCCAGGCCAGGTACACCGACGCCGAGACGCGGCTGATTCTGGATCGGGCCCTTTCTCTGCAGGTCAACTACCTGCTGGCCCGTACCGAGTATCCGGTGCGGTCGATGTCCCTGGAGCCTCATGCTATGGCGGCCTTCACCTTCGGATACGCAGAGGAGGACCTCGTCGAACTTGGCTTCGACGGCGGCAAGGGCGATGGTGGGTGCGTGGCGTCGGTGCCTCGTCGGATCCTGATGGAGTCGCCGGAGCTGATGGCGGTGGGTGAAGCTCTTGCACCCGCTGGCGCCTCAGCGTCCACGAAGCTCTTTACCGCCTGCCAGTTCGCCCAGGACTTCTCCTTCGTCGGACTCGTCGATCAACGGCGTCTCTGGAAGGAGTTTGTCCTACCCCAGACATTCGTCCGGTACCCATTGGAGCGCTTGATCATGGACGTCGGCCGGATTCAGCGATTCGGCCTCCCCTGAGAGTGTCCTGGAGCCCGACTTCTCTTCGTGATCACGCCCGCTGTACCCCGGTCGGGTGACGAGACGGCATCTCGTTGAGCGCAGGTGACGAGGCTCGCTGAACTCTACCGGGCCGCGAGATCATCGGTTTCAGCTGACCGCTGTGCTGCGGGTGAAGAGGCTTGACAGAGGCTCATCCAGGTTTAAGGCTCCTCGTTTCCACGAGGGCTGCTCCGGCGACTATCGCGCCTCACGGTAGGGGTCTCGATCGCCACGCCTAACCGCCGCCTAACTGAACGGCGTTGGTACTAGTCCGCCAGGGCGGCGCGTCGGAGCCGCCGCACGTCGGTGATCGTCATGCCGACCAGGACGGCCGCGCTCACGATCATGACGAGCCACGGGGCCAGCATGGTCAGCAGCGGCGTCGAGGCGAGTAGCAGCGCCAGCCAGGCCACGCGGGTGGGCGGGAGTTGGTCGAGGAGCACGTACTCCGAGCTCATCCGGCCGAGCACGTACAGGACCGGTCCCACGGTGAGGAGAGCGACCCAACTCGCCGGTGTGGTCCCCTGCGGGTCGTGCAGGACGAGGTCCACACCGCCGGACGTGGCGATGATGCCGGTAACGACGAAGGCGTAGATGTACGGGGCCAACAAGATCGAGGTGTGCGGACGCAGGTGCGCCGACCGGTCGACCAGCTTGTTGCTCTGTAACACGTAGAGTTGCCAGAACAGCAGCGCAATGACGACCGCGGTGAGGAACGCGACGGCACGGGCTGGGGTGTAGCTCGCGCGGCTGAATATCAACGTGGACATCAGTGCCAGCTCGCCGAGGGCGAGAATGGCGATCTGCTGGTAGCGCTCGCCGAAGTGCGTGCTCAACCGTGTGATGGGTAGCCGGCCCCGTCGAGGCGTCGGGTAGCGCAGTCCGGCGGCCAGGTAGTCGACAGCGAGCGCGCCGGCCCACAGGCCGGTGCGCCACGCGGGTCCGGCGAACCCGCCGGCGAGCCACAGGATCCCGGAGAGGACGAACCAGAAGAGGACGCGTTCCTCCCGGGCGTGCGCACGGCGTGGGCGCAGCGCGACGATCAGCAGGATCCCCCGGAGCAGATGAATGCCGACGTACGCGCCGGCGAAGAGCAGCCCGCGCCCGCCGTAGGCGGCCGGTACGGCGACCGCCATCAGGGCCACGCCGAACACCGTGCCGGCGACCACCGCCTGGACCGCCCGGAGTTGGGGATCGTAGAACTCGGTGGCGTTCACCGTCACCGACCAGGTCCACCAGGCGGCCAGCAGCAGGATGAGGGTCTGTCCCAGGCCGCCCCAGCTCGGATTCCGAGCGAACTGCATGGAGAGCTGCGCGAACACGGCGACGTAAAAGACGTCGAAGAACAGCTCCAGGAGCGTCGCCCGATTCGACGACTTGGGGCTACGTCGCGGCCCGGTCGGCTCTGTGCTCGTCATCGGTCCGCCGTTCCCGGCGCGCCCTCTGCCGACGCTTCCGCGCGAGGTCGTGACGATCCCGAGGCGACGCCGTGAGACCCAACGCCGAGGGCTTGTCGCACACGGCGATCAACGAGCGAGGTAACCGGAGGTTACCCGCCGGTCCTGGAGCTGCCGCATCGTCGGCACGGTGCCGCTCGGCATGTTTCCGAAGTCGAGGACGATCATGCGGGTGGGCGTTGTGGCGGAGATCGTGTCCGCCTGCCAGGTGTGGCCGGTCGGGGTGCGCGCGGCACCTTGTCCGGTCCGAAGGTGCGCTGGGATGCCTACTCGTCACGAGCGGAATGGCCGGGATCTGGGGCTCTTCGACTCGGCGTGGTAATCAACGAAGAGGGTGTCCCTGCCGGCGGCTTCGATAGCCGTGACCAGGTCACACCGTAGAGCGCGATCCAGTCGGTCGGCTGCGTGCAGATCGACGTACGGGGAGGCTTGCCGCTCTACGCTCCCGTCCTCCGTCTCGGTGACGACGCCGACGCCATGCCTCTCTCGACGCTCGGCTCGTACTCGCGGCAGGACGCCGAGCGCGTAATCGAACAGCTGCGGAGCCTCAAGGTCGGCGCCACACCATCCTGAACGGGATGCAAAGGCGGGCGCCCGACCAGCGGCATGAGAGTGCGCGTGGAGCCTTTGGCGCCGGTGGGCAGGGTCGACAAGGATTTTGGGTTATCCGCAGGTCGCTGCGGCCTCGTGCCGGCGGTGCCGGTTATGTCGACAGGATTGCTTTGGCTAGGGACTCCGGGCTGGTCAGCAGGGCCTCGTGGCCGCCGGGCACGAGGACCGGTTGCACACCGACCCGGGCTGCGAGTTCGGTGCCGGGGGCGGCCAGCGCTGTGTCGTCCTCAGCCAGCACGTAGGTGATCGGCAGGCCGAGCGTGTGCACTCCCGGAAGATCCAGCGCGTCCAGCATGTAGCCGCCGGGTTGCGGCATGAGCTGGTCGAAGACGAGCCGCTGCAGCGGCTCGGGCTGGCCGGGCATCAGGCTCTGCTGAAAGGTGACGAAGTCAAGTCCGATGGTGCCGTCGGGTGAAGCGGCGACAGTGTCGGTGATGAAGCCCTCCATCGGTCCCATCGCTGCGGCCATCGATTCGCCCGGCCGCGGAATGAAGGCGCTGAAGTAAGCGAGGCCGGCGAGCCGGTCGCCCAGCCTGTGGGCGGCGCCGGTGATCGGGATGCCGCCCCAGCTGTGTCCGACCAGGACTACCTCCCGCAGGTCCCGGCGTTCGACCTCGGCGACGATGTGGTCGACTGCGTCGCTCAGCCGTAGTCCGGCCGTGTCGTCGCCCAGGCTCAGGCCGGGCATGGTGAGTGCGGTGGCGCCGTGGCCGGCCTCGCGGATCCGGTGTCCGACCGGGTGCCAGGACCAGCCACCGTGCCAAGCGCCGGGGATGAAAACGTAGTGCATCAGACCTCCCATGATTGATCAGAGCGCACTCTAGCGAGTGAAGGCCGCTACATTGTTATGATGAAGGTCATGTCGCCCACCCGCCGCGCCGAATACGCCGCCCAGACCCGACAGGCGATCCTCGAAGCGGCCCGGTCCCTGTTCACGACTCAGGGCTATTTCGCGACGAGGGTCGAGCAGATCGCCGGCGCCGCCCGCGTCGCTCCAGCCACGGTGTACGCCGTCGGCGGCGGCAAGAGTGGCCTGCTGCGCACACTGATCGAGTCCGCCGTGAATTCGCCGGAGAATGCCCGGATCCTCGCGGAGATCGAGTCCGCCACCGATCCGCAGGGCCTGATAGCTCTGATCGTCGCCACGTCCGGGGCGAAGTTTGGACAGTGGGCACCGCTGATGCGCCAGGTCGTCGCCGCAGCGCCCCAGGAACTGGCGGTCCGCGAGAGCATGGAGATCGCCCACGGGGGGCTGCGTGGTGGACTGCGGCATACAGCCGGTCGCCTGGCCGCACTGGGCGCCCTCCGCGACGGCCTGGACGCGGCTCAGGCCGCCGACATCCTCTGGCTCTATCTGTGCAACGCCGCCTATTTCGTCCGGACCGACGACCTCGGCTGGCCGCTCGAGAGATCTGAAGCCTGGCTCAACGCGGTGCTGCGCCGCGAACTCTTGCGCCCCTGATCAGCCTGGCCGCTCGGCGGTCATGGACACCGGGCGCTCGAGTGCCTGGTCAACGCTGAGATTTGCAGGTCCGATCCGGCGAACCGCTCGGAGCGCTCATGCCGATTACGACACGTCCGCTTATCGGCAAAGCCGTGAGCGGCTAATCACGTTCCGGAGGCCATGTAGGCGGCGAGGATGTAGTTGGGGTGCCGGTCGAGGTTCTTGCGGGCCCGGTCATAGCGCATGGTGGTCCGTGGGTCGGCGTGGCGGGCGGCAATCTGCACATCGCGGAGGCTGACGCCGGCGTCGAGCATGGTCGTCACGAACGTGTGCCGCAACATGTGGGGGTGCATCCTCGGCATCCGGATGCCCGCTGTGTGGGCGAGGTGCGAGATGCGCGGTGGCGGATAGCGAGGCCAGATCATCAACCCGCGAGCTTCCGCCTGGGCTCGCTCGGGGCCAGCGTACGGTCACCGCAAGCGCGCGACCTGCGGCAAATCCGGATGTCGGATCGTGAGGGTGTCAGGCATCATCATCGCGTGGATAGCCGCCGAACGATCGTCCTGGTCGATGACCTCCGCTCGTTCGTGGATGGCCGTAGCGCCGAGGTGGCCCGCACCAGCACCGCCGGAGTTCAACTCCTCGATCGGTACCGGGACCGGCGCCTGGACGAACTGTGGCTTGACCACGATCTAGGCGGGGACGACACGATCTGGCCGGTCGTGGAGGTCCTGGAACGGGCCGCCTTCGACAAGCGCCCCTTTGACGTCGGCGTCATCAGCGTCCACTCCGCCAACCCGGCCGGCGCCGCGAAGATCGCCCAGGTCTTGCGGCACTGGGGATATCGCGTCCACCTCGCGTCGGGCTCCACAGACGTCGGCTATCTCGACGCCCCGGTCGTGAGCTGACCAGCCCGAGGGCGCCGCCCGACAGCTGTCACACCCGGACGGCGGCAGATGCCGGCGTTCAACGAGTTGGTTTCGTCGTCGACGATTAATGGGTAATGGTCCATCCATCAGATCTCCTCGGCTTGAATGATGATCGCGAGCTGGCATGATTGACGTCGTGCCCGAGCCGGTGTTCCGCTACCATGCCGATCCCCTATCGACAGGTTCGGCAGTGCGGAGCGACCACATCTGCAGTGCTTGCGGCCTTCATCGGGACGTGCGCTAAAACGGCCCCATCTATGGCAGGCAGCCTGAAAGCCTATGCATGCACTGCATCCGCTCCGGCGAAGCGGCCACGGCTCTGGGAACCATCGCCCCGGCGATGGACGAAGGCATGAACGCCCAGTTCAGCGATGCCGTCGATGTGCCGGACGACGTACCGGTTCACATAGTCGAGGAGGTCACGCAGCGGACGCCCGGCTTCTACGGATGGCAGCAATCATCGTGGCTGTACCACTGCGGTGACGCCGCTGCGTTCCTCGGACCAGCCGGCTACAGCGACCTAACGACCTACCCAGATGCCCTCGCCATGGTTCGCGACAGCTGCTATCAGCTCGGCTGGTCACAGCAAGAGACCGAGGCGTTCCTGCCTCAGCTGGACCGCGCCAGCGAGCCGACGGCGTACCTCTTCCGGTGCCTGCATTGCGGTGCTCATCTCGCGTCTTGGGATATCGGCTGACCGCACTTCACGCCAGGGCAAGCCCCGGGGACGGGGGCGCGCCGAGAACGACCGCAAGCTCCGACGCCCGGCGCGCCGTACGACCGGCGGCAGATCCGGATGTCCCGGTGGACGGAGAGGCAGTCGGGGCTACCGTGTCAGCTGCTGATCCGCCCCGCCAGCACGCCCAGTGTTGCAGTGGAAGGAATTACATGTGGGTATGGAGTTGATCGGTCGCCGGCTGTCGAGCGACGAGTTGCAAGCGGTGCTGAATAATCCGGAGGCTGTCGGCGCCCTGCTCTATGGCGATCTGGACGATGACGATGCGGAGATGCCCGATCCCGAGCTGGATCTGGGTAAGTCCTGGCACGCCGTCCACTACCTAATCACTGGTTCTGCTTGGGGCCTCGGCGACGGTGCGGCCGGTGCGGCGATCCTCGGCGGTGCCGAGATCGGCGAAGACGGTGGCTATGGTCCGGCCCGGCTGCTCGGCCCGGATGCCGTCCGCGCCGTCGCCACCGAACTGAACGCGCTGGATGTCGAGACACTTCGCACCCGGTACGACGCGGATGCGATGGCGACCGCCGACATCTACCCGATCGGCTGGACCAATGACGAAGCCGAGTTCGACAACCTCGTCGTGCACCTCGTCGAGCTGAGCCAGTTCTATCGGACCGCAGCCGACAACGGCCAGGCGGTGCTCCTCGCCATCACCTGACCCCCTCGAACGGGTTCGGCGAAGCTTGCGGACCAGCATCCATCGGCCATGACCCCAGGCCGTTGTCCACCGCCGAGGCTCGAACGCCCTCAACTCGGGTTCGACCGACGACGGTAAGTCCGGCCACGAAGCGTGACGGCTCCGAGTGGGCGGTGTGCTCAGTCGGCGGCGTTTCCGGACGTCGGCCGACAACGAAGGCGGACCACGGGGCGTGACGGCTGCCGACGGGGCTGGCGCACACGATCGGCGGCAGATCCGGATGCTTGGTCAAACCGGCCAGTTGCGCCGAGGCGATGGTGATGGGCCGTGTCCGCTTGCGTCTCAGACGGCAGGAACGTGGGTAGGAAGATCCGACCACGACGGGCGACTTCAGGGGAGAGCGTGATCATGGTTCGCACCGCGATCGTTACCGGCGCCGGCAATGGATTGGGACGCGAAGTCGCGCTTGGCCTTGCCCACGCTGGTTATGCCATCGTCGTAGCCGATCTCGATGAGCGAGCCGCGCAGGCGTGTGGAGGCCTGATCGAGGCGCGCGGATTGCCGGCACAAGCGTTAGGCGCCGATGTACGAGAGCGTGGTGACATGAACCGCATCGTTGCGGCAGCCCAGAAGCTCGGCGGGCCTCACGTGCTCGTCAACAATGCCGGCGGCTGGACCCCGCAGCGGCAGTATCCGCAGGCGGCTCCCGCCGAGTGGGCCGCGACGATCAGCCTGAACCTCACCGCCCCGATGCTCCTCAGTCAGCTCGTTCTGGACCCCATGCGGGAACAGGGTGGTGGCGCGATCATCAACATCGCATCCAGCGGGGGCATTGGCTTCGAGTCCTACGGCTCGCCCGAGTACGGGGCCGCCAAGGCTGGTCTGATTCGCTTCACCGCCAGTCTGGCCAGCTTGGAAAGTAGCCATGGGGTCCGGATGATGTGCGTAGCGCCAGACTGGATCGGGCTGAGCCGAGCCCAGGCCCAGTGGGAGCGCATGAGTGCCGACGAACGTGCGGCATCTCGCCCATTGATTCCTCCGGCCGAAGTTGTCTCCGTCGTCTTGAATCTCATCCAAGCGGGAGTCGGTGGAACCGTGGTGGAAATGTGGGGAGGCGATCAGCCTGTCGTGCACGCCCCGTAGACCCGCGTTGGGGCATCCGCAATTCGACACGAGCGGACGCCTCACCCAGCGGCAGCTGGCTACGCTCCGTGACGGACGGTTGGCGGCAGATCCGTGCATCGGCGGCTAGGACGCCGATCGATGTGGCAAGATCCGGCCGTGAATAGATTCGCGCAACCGCTCGACGGCATGAATGCACTGGTTGTCGGAGGTGGGGGCGCAGGAATCGGGCGTGCAGTCTCGCGTGCGTTCGCCGGGGCTGGTGCGGCTGTCGCTGTCGCTGACATCGATCCGGGCCGGGCGAGAGGGGCCGTCGAGGAGTTGACCGGATTGGGCGCCCGTGCTGTTCCGCTTGTCGGCGACGTACGGTCCCGATCGACGGTCGACGCATTCGTTGCCGGCGCCGTCGCCGAGTTCGGCCGGCTCGACACGCTCGTGACCGTCGTGGGCGGGCAGGTCGCGTTCGTGCCGGCGGTACGGCTGCACGAGATGAGCGACGATGACTGGGATCTGGCGTATGAGATGAACCTCGGCTATGTGGCGCGCGCGGCCCGCGCGGCCATCCGTGCCTTCCTGGCCCAGGGACAGGGCGGATCCATCGTGAGCATCGGTTCGGTCACCGGCGTCATGGCCGCGCCCATGCAGGCCGGGTACGGGGCGGCCAAAGCCGGCCTCGCCAGCCTCGCCAGGACCGTCGCTGCGGAGTACGCCGGCGACGGGATCCGCATGAACGTCGTGGCGTGCGGCGCCATCGCAACGGCGGTGGCAAATGCCACGCAGCCCGCCGAGGGGGTGCCCGAGATTCCGATGCGCCGGCTCGGTGTTCCCCACGACGCCGCGGCGGCGGCTGTCTACCTGGCCTCGCCGCTTTCGTCCTACGTGACCGGGCAGAGCCTTGTCGTCGATGGGGGTGTGACGGTGCGAGGCCCGTTCTCCGCCTGACGCGGTCTCCGAGGAGACGTTGCGGCCGGTCGACCCCACGTGCGGAGGCGGTCCGGCCGCCCACCATCCGTGGCGATGAGCGTACGACGTGATCGGGCGGGCCGGCGGCCGGCTGTCAGCAGACCGTTCGGCGCTACCGGGCTGTCGCTCTGGCTGCCGTTGGTGCGTGACAGCGTCCAATACGATGCAGGAGTGACCGAGTCGGACCTGCGCCCTGCCAAGAAGCCGTGGTTGCCGCCCCGTTGGTTCATTCGGATGTTCTGGTCGGCCCATCGGGGCGTGTTCCGCCGATCCGGCGGCCGCGTCGGACTGTCGCGTCCGCGCGGTAACCGTTACGGAATGCTGCGCCTGACCACCGTCGGGCGGCGCACCGGCCAACAGCGCAGCGTGATCCTCGGATACTTCGAGGACGACACGAACCTGGTCTCGCTGGCCATGAACGGGTGGGGGGATCCCGAGCCAGCCTGGTGGCTCAATCTGCAGGCGCACCCGGACGCGACCGTCGACCTGGTCGACGGGCCGCGGCTGGTGCGCGGCCGTGCTGCGACAGGCGACGAACGGTCGCGGCTGTGGGCCCGCTGGCGTGAGATCGACAAGAACCTGGATGGATACGCCGCGCGGCGGTCATCCGAGACTGCGGTGGTGGTCCTGACGCCCCGGCCCGACACGGCTGAGGCGTCACGGGACTGAGGTTCCCCCGGTTTGCCGGAGGGTTGGTTACCTGGCGCTGGTGGGCTCAGGCTGAACCTTAGCCGTCTGGCCTTGTCGGGCCTCGTGCGCCGGCCGCGATGTGCTCGCCAACCTCGTACAGCGCGACGTACAGATCCTCGGCGGTTGCGCGGTCGAGCCGCAGAACGATGTCGTCCCCCATGCGCAGACCCTAAGCGCACGCCGGGCGGCACCGGCTGGCCAAAGTCGGGTGCGAGTGTCTGCCGTGATCCACGCCTGCGGATGCCGTGTTAGATCACTCCAAGCAAGGGCTAGCGGACTCCGCGTCGTCCCACTTCTTTGTGGACGCGGAAGGCAAGGGCGTTCCGGATCCACGAGCCAGATGAACGTGACCTAGTTGAGTTAGAACAAGACAAGTTCTCCCGGCATCGGCTCATCCGACGGGCCGCCGAGGGCGCCGGCAGCTCTCGGGCCGCGATGACAGTCGGGTGATCCGCTTCTTTGACGGCTTCTAGCCAGGGCGGCATCGGCCGGAACCGGTCGCCCCGCTTGTTGATCGGCCGATAGCTGATGTCCGCCGCTGCGGCATGCAACGACCGTAGGAGCGCGTCGTCGAGCGGCGGTAGCCCGAGAGCCTCCCGCGGGCGGTTACGGTCGTCGTCGAGTTCGGGCCAGCGCGGGACTGGGGGAGCGGGGCGGTTCTGCACTGCGATCGACATCGCTCTATGTTGCCTGGCAACCCCGCAGTGCAGAGCAGTACGTCGATGCCTTGTGACCTTCGTGAATTCCGGCAACAGGCCGCCGGACACAGCGAGCACCATTCAGGCGGCGAGGAGCGCGCTCAGCGGACCGGCAGCGCCCTTGTGCCACCGCCCTTGATCGAGCGAGTCACCTTCGGGCCTCCTGACCAGTAGAAGCATCGGATTCCCCGGTCGCCGCGCGCCCACGCCTCCTCGGCCGGCACCAGGTACGAGGTGCCCGTGCGGTAGCGCAGCGTGCTGTCAACCGGGACCTTGGCATACCGGGCCACGAGGGTCCGGCACTTCGCGTGCACGCCGTCCTCGTCGCGGTCCGCGTCCGCGTACGAGGTGTCGGGCGCCGTCCATGAGCCGACGTACTCGAAGGTGTGCGGCCGGGCGCAGGTGCTCTGCTCGAATTTGCCGTACCGGTCCTCGTTCAGGCACCCGAAGGCCAGCGGTGACGTGCCCTTCAGTTCGTCCCGCAGGCTGCCGGTGTGCTGCACCGGGTGGTCGTCCGGATGCCGTTGCGCCGAGCCGCCGTCGGCGGTGTCCAGCTCAAAGATGTCGCACCGGAACCAGCGACTGCCACCCTGCCATCCGCCCGGAGACGGGGGCGCGACCTGTACCGTCAGACGAGCGCCACGCCAGTCGCCACCGACGAACGCGGTCGCCTTCGCGTCGCATTCGGCAAACGCCGGTCGCAGCACTGCCGAGCCCACCGGCGGCGGGGTTTCCCGTTCGGCTACCGCGCCGGTGAACGTGCCCAGGTGAAAGGTCTCCAGCAGGTGCTGCCGCGCACAGTCGACCGGGTGGTAGCTGGTCAGGTAACTCGACGGTTCGGGATCCACGTGGCAGTCGCCCGCCTTCGGGGTGAACTGCACGGCCGCCGCGGCGGGCGGCCAGTCGTCGGTCAGGTCGCCGTCCAGCCCTGCCGGTGCCCGGCACCCCGCCATCGCCGTCACCCCGGCCAGGGCGGCCACCGCCACCCATACCCGCCACCGTCGCATGTCGCCCTCCCCGTCGTGCCGCGGCAGCATATGCCACCCGGAGGCATCGCTAAGGTCCCCGTCCGCCGTGCGAGCGCACCAGCGCTCACAGCCCTTGAAAACCATCAGTTCGCGAAGATCCAGGGCTCAGGCGATGGCTGACCGCAGGAGCGGGGGAGACGGCCGAGCGGTGCCCGCCCCCGGAACGTGACCACGGCGGGCAGGTCGACGAGTTGTTGCGGGTCAGGACGTTTCAAGGCGCGCTGCGCGTCACCGGATCTCGTTGTGGGGGTGGTCGCTGTCGTAGGCCTGGCGGGCCTGGGAGATGGCTGTGCGGTGTGCCAGTGACCAGTCGGCGAGTGCTTTGACGAGGTGGGTGAGGCTCGCGCCGGTTTCGCTGAGGCGGTAGTCGACCTGGGTGGGCACGGTCGGGTACGCGGTCCGAAGGACGAGGCCGTCTCGTTCCAGGCGGCGCACCGTGAGGGTCAGCATGCGCTGGGAGATTCCGTCGATGGCGCGCTGGAGTTGGCGGAAGCGTCGCGGTCCGTTGGCGAGTTCGACGATCACGAGAACCGACCACTTGTCGCCCACCCGGTCAAGAACGTCTCGGATGCCGCAATCTGGGTGATCCGGCTGTCCGCATGGTTCGAGCTCGGCGGCTCCCGCGGTTACTTCGGTGTGCGTTAGTGACACGAGACTGCCTCCTTGTGAGCCGCCGGGCGCGGGTTCAGGATCTCACCGTAGTTACTGAAGAGAACCACGGTGGGAGACCGAACAGTAATGATCATGGTGACCGGCGCCAACGGACAGCTCGCATCCCGCACACTCGCAGCGCTCGGCGAGCGAGAGGTGCCCGCCCTGGCAGGCAGTTCCACTCCCGCCGGCGCGCAGCGCCACCTTGACTTCGACGATCCCGCAACCCTCGACCTCACCGGCGTTTCGACCCTGGTCCTCGTCTCGGCCGGGTATGCCGAGGACGACCAGGTCATCGCGCGTCACCGGACTCTTCTCGACGCTGCGGCTCGCGACGGCGTGGCCCACGTGATCTACACCAGCCTGACCGGCGCGGGGGACCACCTCGGGTTCGCACTCGCCCATCGGGTCACCGAGCAGATGATCAAGTCCAGCGGGCTCGCGTGGACCATCCTTCGCAACGGGCTCTACGCCGAGCTCTTCGGTGCATTGCTCGCCTGGACTCCTGACGGCCTGGAATCAGCGTTCGGGACCGGCGCACTGTCTGCGGTAGCGCGGGCCGACCTGGCAGCTGCCGCAGCGGCCGTGGCAAGCGAGCCCACCGCGCATCTCGGCAAGGTCTACGACCTGGTCGGGACCCCGATTACCGCTGGCGACATCGCCGACCGTCTCGGCGCCTCCCATCGCACGATCGGGCTGGGTGAGTACCGTAACCGCCTACTCGGCGACGCCAACCTGTTGCCATTTCAGCCGCCGATGCTCGTCTCAATCGCCACCAGTGTCCGCCACGGGTTGCTCAACAACACCAGCCCCGACCTCGTGCGCCTGCTGGATCGACCGCTCATAGATCCACTCACCGTCGCTGCGGATGCCGCGGCCGCCATGCGCCCAGGCACGCACTGACACAGACACTCACGGCAATGCACCTTGCGCCGCCACTGAGAACGGGCGGCCGGCGCGCGGAGACGGCTCTGGCCGACGTTGCAACCTCGGGCCACAGTTCGTCCTCGGGGTCGAGGATCCCAAGGGCCACGGCGCGGGGACCAGGAGATCTGGATGCCCGTACGGCGCCGGCGGGGTGCGGGAGCCGGACACGAGGTGCTCGATGTCCCGTACCAGCACGCACTGATGCTGCTGCAGCCGCAGGTCCCGCCCGGCTCGCCACGCCGCCTTGCACAGTGACCCGCGAGAAGGCGCGGGCGACCCCACCGGGGGCACGCGGCGTCTCGTGTCGTCTAACGCCGGGCCCACAGGTTTCTGTGGATCGATGTAGAGCGTTGTGGAAAGCGGGGTGGACTCCGCCGCAGTTCCGTCATCTGGGAGACCGATCCCACGGGCGGCGTCCTGAGCGGGCACTTCAGGCTGGAGATTTCTTCGGCGGACCCGAAGGCGTCAGCGTTGGCGTCCCCGCAGAGGCGGTAGGGCAGTTTCCGCTCATGGCCAATGGGCGGACGCGCGATCGTGGCTGGCAGCCGCGCGAAGGCAGGTGCGGCGGCTGGTCGCGACGCTGCGGATTGCTGCCGGCCAGCCGGTGACCGTCGTCGGTCAGAGGTAGTTGACGCCAGTCAGGTCCGCGGCTGCCGCCCACAGCCGCGTGCCGACAGCCGGGTCGACGGCCTCCTGGCTGAGCCGGGCCTCGGTGACTCTGCCTCGCGTCTCCCAGAGTCCGGACGGGCCGAAGAACTGGCCACCCCGCACAGCGGGCTCGGTCGCAGCGCGTAATTGCGGCAGCGCGCCCTGCGCCACCGGCTGTGTTGCCAGCAGGCCGGCCGACGCGATCAGTCGTCCGAATCGGCCACGGTGTTCCCAGGCACGCGGAGTCAGGTTGGTGCGGGTCAGACCGGGGTGGGCCAGGGCGCTGACGATCGGCGTTCCGGCGGCGCGCAGGCGGCGGTCCAGTTCGATGCCGAAGATCGTGGTGGCGAGCTTGGACCGGCCGTAGGCGGTGGCTGCCCGATAGTCGTGTTCGAACATCAGGTCGTCGAAGTCCAGGTGCGCGTTCTTGTGGGTGATCGAGCTGAGACTGACCACGCGGGCTTCCCGCGCCGCGGCCAGGTTGCCGAGCAGCAGGCCGGTCAGTACGAAGTGACCCAGCATGTTGGTGGCGAGGTGCAGCTCGAATCCGTCGGCAGAGGTGCGACGTGGGCCGAGCAGC is a window of Micromonospora sp. WMMD961 DNA encoding:
- a CDS encoding CbrC family protein; the protein is MYGRQPESLCMHCIRSGEAATALGTIAPAMDEGMNAQFSDAVDVPDDVPVHIVEEVTQRTPGFYGWQQSSWLYHCGDAAAFLGPAGYSDLTTYPDALAMVRDSCYQLGWSQQETEAFLPQLDRASEPTAYLFRCLHCGAHLASWDIG
- a CDS encoding alpha/beta hydrolase → MHYVFIPGAWHGGWSWHPVGHRIREAGHGATALTMPGLSLGDDTAGLRLSDAVDHIVAEVERRDLREVVLVGHSWGGIPITGAAHRLGDRLAGLAYFSAFIPRPGESMAAAMGPMEGFITDTVAASPDGTIGLDFVTFQQSLMPGQPEPLQRLVFDQLMPQPGGYMLDALDLPGVHTLGLPITYVLAEDDTALAAPGTELAARVGVQPVLVPGGHEALLTSPESLAKAILST
- a CDS encoding SDR family oxidoreductase, translating into MVRTAIVTGAGNGLGREVALGLAHAGYAIVVADLDERAAQACGGLIEARGLPAQALGADVRERGDMNRIVAAAQKLGGPHVLVNNAGGWTPQRQYPQAAPAEWAATISLNLTAPMLLSQLVLDPMREQGGGAIINIASSGGIGFESYGSPEYGAAKAGLIRFTASLASLESSHGVRMMCVAPDWIGLSRAQAQWERMSADERAASRPLIPPAEVVSVVLNLIQAGVGGTVVEMWGGDQPVVHAP
- a CDS encoding tyrosine-type recombinase/integrase, producing MIWPRYPPPRISHLAHTAGIRMPRMHPHMLRHTFVTTMLDAGVSLRDVQIAARHADPRTTMRYDRARKNLDRHPNYILAAYMASGT
- a CDS encoding cyclic-phosphate processing receiver domain-containing protein, with amino-acid sequence MDSRRTIVLVDDLRSFVDGRSAEVARTSTAGVQLLDRYRDRRLDELWLDHDLGGDDTIWPVVEVLERAAFDKRPFDVGVISVHSANPAGAAKIAQVLRHWGYRVHLASGSTDVGYLDAPVVS
- a CDS encoding TetR/AcrR family transcriptional regulator — encoded protein: MSPTRRAEYAAQTRQAILEAARSLFTTQGYFATRVEQIAGAARVAPATVYAVGGGKSGLLRTLIESAVNSPENARILAEIESATDPQGLIALIVATSGAKFGQWAPLMRQVVAAAPQELAVRESMEIAHGGLRGGLRHTAGRLAALGALRDGLDAAQAADILWLYLCNAAYFVRTDDLGWPLERSEAWLNAVLRRELLRP
- a CDS encoding low temperature requirement protein A; protein product: MTSTEPTGPRRSPKSSNRATLLELFFDVFYVAVFAQLSMQFARNPSWGGLGQTLILLLAAWWTWSVTVNATEFYDPQLRAVQAVVAGTVFGVALMAVAVPAAYGGRGLLFAGAYVGIHLLRGILLIVALRPRRAHAREERVLFWFVLSGILWLAGGFAGPAWRTGLWAGALAVDYLAAGLRYPTPRRGRLPITRLSTHFGERYQQIAILALGELALMSTLIFSRASYTPARAVAFLTAVVIALLFWQLYVLQSNKLVDRSAHLRPHTSILLAPYIYAFVVTGIIATSGGVDLVLHDPQGTTPASWVALLTVGPVLYVLGRMSSEYVLLDQLPPTRVAWLALLLASTPLLTMLAPWLVMIVSAAVLVGMTITDVRRLRRAALAD
- a CDS encoding YfbM family protein, with amino-acid sequence MELIGRRLSSDELQAVLNNPEAVGALLYGDLDDDDAEMPDPELDLGKSWHAVHYLITGSAWGLGDGAAGAAILGGAEIGEDGGYGPARLLGPDAVRAVATELNALDVETLRTRYDADAMATADIYPIGWTNDEAEFDNLVVHLVELSQFYRTAADNGQAVLLAIT